A single region of the Marinobacter salinus genome encodes:
- a CDS encoding CheR family methyltransferase, which translates to MNESASGTELKECNESLPIVILGASAGGLEALNAFFKGAPDPIGCAYLVITHHKTDHQSMLPELLARSSGKRALEITDGMKVEPDCIYTNPSGEWFTEVKGGIFKLLTASEALKQTLPDSRQGVPSMKVYHPIDFTFQRLADEVKSRAIAVVLSGSGSDGALGLKAIKANEGMIIVQKPDSAEFTSMPENAIATGLVDSVLLPGDMGAQIQGYLHQNQESVQVQREEALASAGELRRICSLLLARTGNDFSCYKPNTMRRRVAKRMALHNFQKTSDYVEYLTHDEEEVTFLFRDMLIRVTRFFRDPELWDYLRKTLFPKLLRQPDYSDGLRIWVPACATGDEAYSIAILLNEILRESGESKKIQIFASDLDADAIAIARRGRYPAGIINEVPESLLNRYFSYSDDHYTICKSIREQIVFAPHNLIKDPPFTQIDLISCRNLLIYLKPDMQADLLSMFHMALRENGTLVLGPSESVGEASEAFETVNGTWRVFKRNPDILLERDSMKHFNSMGRRGLFPRFSQARMQPSPTDDSDLTQSVLKLLARKFAPGAILASERGDIFYLHGKAGSFLEPQEGRPHYNIFEMGRGSLTQELPVLMRLAGSSKGKRVEKTLKVEPSDDREVLVGVEKLQAPESMRGLFLIIFRDSELQTVSATGPKETQSNGNESPQVSHVFELERDLEQSRAAYQALLQEVETQNEELRSANEELQSTNEELQSSNEELETAKEETHSLYEELSSINTELVEKVNNLSEANDDMANLLNSTAMAILYLDNELRLKRFTDKAKDVIAVRESDEGRPISELAVYLADEDLIGDAQSVLATLKAIEKEVKTQDGHWYLMKLRPYRTRENVIDGLICTFVDINEVKGIQRSE; encoded by the coding sequence ATGAATGAGTCAGCCTCGGGCACCGAACTCAAGGAATGCAACGAAAGCCTCCCGATCGTCATTCTGGGCGCCTCGGCCGGTGGACTGGAGGCATTGAATGCTTTTTTCAAAGGTGCGCCGGACCCTATTGGTTGTGCTTATCTGGTCATTACCCATCATAAAACGGATCACCAAAGTATGTTGCCGGAATTGCTGGCCCGGTCCTCCGGAAAGCGAGCACTGGAAATAACAGATGGGATGAAGGTTGAGCCAGACTGTATCTATACCAACCCTTCTGGAGAATGGTTTACCGAGGTTAAAGGTGGAATCTTCAAGCTCCTGACCGCGAGTGAAGCCCTTAAGCAGACGCTGCCTGACAGCAGGCAAGGTGTGCCTTCAATGAAGGTTTACCACCCCATCGATTTTACCTTCCAGCGGCTTGCCGACGAGGTCAAGAGCCGGGCAATTGCAGTGGTCCTGTCCGGATCCGGCAGTGACGGAGCTCTCGGACTGAAGGCCATAAAAGCCAACGAAGGCATGATTATTGTGCAGAAGCCGGATTCGGCTGAATTCACAAGCATGCCTGAGAATGCGATAGCGACAGGATTGGTGGACTCCGTATTGCTACCGGGAGACATGGGCGCCCAGATACAGGGGTACCTGCACCAAAATCAGGAGTCAGTTCAGGTTCAGCGCGAAGAGGCGCTGGCATCAGCCGGGGAGCTGCGACGGATCTGTAGTTTGTTACTGGCTCGCACAGGCAACGATTTTTCCTGTTACAAGCCTAATACCATGCGGCGGAGAGTTGCCAAGCGAATGGCTTTGCATAACTTTCAGAAAACATCTGATTATGTCGAATACCTCACTCACGATGAGGAGGAGGTTACTTTTCTCTTTCGTGACATGCTGATCCGGGTGACCCGGTTTTTCCGGGATCCGGAGTTGTGGGATTACCTCCGGAAGACCCTTTTCCCCAAATTGCTACGCCAACCAGATTACTCAGATGGCTTACGCATATGGGTACCAGCCTGCGCCACGGGAGATGAGGCTTATTCAATCGCCATCCTCCTGAATGAGATTCTTCGAGAGAGTGGCGAATCCAAAAAAATTCAGATTTTTGCCTCAGACCTCGACGCGGATGCCATTGCGATTGCCAGACGAGGGCGGTACCCGGCCGGGATTATCAATGAAGTACCAGAGAGTTTGTTAAACAGATACTTCTCGTATTCGGATGATCATTACACTATCTGCAAGTCGATCCGAGAGCAGATTGTTTTTGCTCCACACAATCTGATCAAGGACCCTCCTTTTACCCAAATCGACCTTATCTCGTGCCGGAATCTGCTGATCTACCTGAAGCCGGATATGCAGGCCGACCTACTGTCCATGTTCCACATGGCGCTTCGGGAAAACGGTACGCTGGTGCTGGGGCCATCAGAGTCAGTAGGCGAAGCGTCCGAGGCTTTCGAGACGGTTAATGGCACGTGGAGGGTCTTCAAACGCAATCCAGATATTCTGCTAGAACGAGATTCAATGAAACACTTTAACTCTATGGGACGAAGAGGTTTATTTCCGCGCTTCAGCCAGGCCCGGATGCAGCCCAGTCCAACCGATGACAGTGACCTGACGCAAAGTGTGCTGAAGTTGCTGGCCAGGAAGTTTGCACCCGGGGCTATTTTGGCCAGCGAGCGAGGGGATATTTTCTACCTGCATGGTAAAGCGGGGAGCTTCCTGGAGCCTCAAGAAGGCAGACCCCACTATAACATTTTTGAAATGGGACGTGGCAGCCTTACACAGGAGCTGCCCGTTTTAATGCGACTGGCAGGCTCCTCCAAAGGCAAGCGGGTTGAGAAGACTTTAAAAGTCGAACCTTCTGACGACCGGGAAGTGCTCGTCGGCGTCGAGAAACTGCAAGCTCCTGAATCAATGAGGGGGCTGTTCCTGATCATTTTTCGTGATTCCGAGCTACAGACCGTCAGCGCGACTGGCCCGAAAGAGACTCAATCGAATGGGAACGAGTCTCCACAAGTCTCCCATGTGTTTGAGCTGGAGCGAGATCTGGAACAGTCACGAGCCGCTTATCAGGCACTGTTGCAGGAGGTCGAAACGCAGAATGAAGAGCTCAGGTCTGCAAATGAAGAGTTGCAGTCCACCAACGAAGAGCTTCAGAGCAGTAATGAGGAACTCGAAACCGCCAAAGAAGAGACTCATTCGCTGTATGAAGAGTTGAGCTCAATCAATACAGAGTTGGTTGAGAAAGTGAACAATCTGTCAGAAGCTAATGACGACATGGCCAATTTGCTGAATAGCACGGCTATGGCGATTCTGTACCTGGATAACGAGCTCAGGCTCAAGCGGTTTACGGATAAGGCAAAGGACGTTATTGCAGTTCGGGAATCGGATGAGGGGCGCCCCATCAGCGAACTGGCAGTCTACCTTGCAGATGAAGACCTGATAGGAGATGCCCAGTCTGTGCTGGCGACACTGAAAGCTATTGAAAAAGAAGTGAAAACCCAAGACGGGCATTGGTATTTAATGAAATTGCGGCCGTACCGAACCCGTGAAAACGTCATTGATGGCCTGATCTGTACCTTTGTCGACATTAACGAGGTCAAGGGTATCCAGCGGTCAGAATGA
- a CDS encoding PAS domain-containing protein yields the protein MNHSQQFRQDQSSQANHIAWNVLEATEDGIAVTNELGIVSYLNEAAEEILDISFGEALGEQINQILALSPLGPERSTGKVAPDGEFDAQVLKGLFTLRRRTTATIISIQVSEIGSSDTFGKEYVFIIRQLHDHSGLTNSLRASSRPINISTGHPRTVDHTLPPRERASARFSLTYLCLDKLPSAPSAGEQTHSIQDSFKEASKLIEKLMPAQAALYQIGKGESVLFMEESSQVSTIEMALRLIDVIRAKFQLSANHSTRIGLSAGVLIMPSNTSKGKTSLMVETARQLCTEARQLGNNAIQVCDLNAHEASGHRGTH from the coding sequence ATGAACCATTCCCAACAATTCAGGCAGGATCAATCTTCTCAGGCGAATCATATTGCGTGGAATGTACTTGAGGCCACAGAGGACGGTATTGCGGTTACCAATGAGCTTGGCATTGTCTCCTACCTCAATGAGGCGGCAGAGGAAATCCTGGATATAAGCTTCGGAGAGGCTCTTGGCGAGCAGATCAACCAGATCCTTGCGCTCAGCCCCCTTGGACCTGAACGTTCGACTGGCAAGGTGGCCCCGGACGGTGAATTCGATGCGCAAGTGCTTAAAGGGCTGTTCACGTTACGGCGCCGAACCACCGCAACGATCATCAGCATCCAGGTCTCCGAGATAGGCAGCAGTGACACATTCGGCAAAGAGTATGTCTTTATTATTAGACAGCTACACGATCATTCCGGCTTGACCAACTCTCTGCGAGCATCTTCACGACCTATCAACATTTCTACCGGGCACCCTCGCACAGTCGATCACACGTTGCCGCCCAGAGAGCGTGCATCCGCGCGATTCAGCCTCACCTATCTGTGTCTTGACAAACTTCCGTCTGCCCCTTCGGCCGGAGAGCAGACACATTCAATACAAGATAGTTTTAAAGAAGCCTCAAAGCTCATCGAGAAACTGATGCCGGCCCAGGCGGCTCTATATCAAATAGGCAAAGGCGAATCTGTGCTTTTCATGGAAGAAAGCAGCCAGGTCTCGACAATTGAGATGGCCTTGAGATTGATTGATGTGATCCGTGCGAAGTTTCAGCTTTCTGCCAACCACAGTACGCGCATCGGACTCTCAGCGGGCGTGCTGATCATGCCTTCAAATACATCGAAGGGTAAGACCTCTCTGATGGTCGAGACCGCCCGCCAGTTATGTACCGAAGCCCGGCAACTCGGAAATAATGCAATTCAGGTTTGTGACCTTAACGCTCACGAGGCATCCGGCCATCGGGGCACCCATTGA
- a CDS encoding YdcH family protein, translating to MSLWALLAICQRPTETGRLDYYNVESDPPLCNEEERTAMGISNHELHSEFPQYKDLIDELRANDLKFSEKFKKYAELDQEIEGLERRGAPVGDDKLHRMKQQRAQLKDDLYQTLTKNSQAS from the coding sequence ATGAGCCTCTGGGCGTTATTAGCGATTTGTCAAAGACCCACCGAAACTGGCAGGCTCGACTACTATAATGTAGAAAGTGATCCACCACTCTGTAACGAAGAGGAGAGAACCGCGATGGGAATTTCCAACCATGAACTTCACAGCGAATTTCCGCAGTACAAAGATCTGATTGATGAATTGAGAGCCAACGACCTGAAATTCAGTGAGAAGTTTAAAAAGTACGCAGAGTTGGATCAGGAAATAGAGGGGCTGGAGAGAAGGGGGGCCCCGGTCGGAGATGACAAACTCCATCGGATGAAACAGCAGCGTGCACAACTGAAAGATGATCTTTACCAAACCCTGACGAAAAACAGTCAGGCTTCCTGA
- a CDS encoding beta-ketoacyl-ACP synthase III, whose amino-acid sequence MTFARITGTGSYLPENIVTNKDLEKMVDTTDQWIRERTGIEQRHIALEGQTTVDLAEHAARNAIEAAGIDGKDIDLIVFATSTPDKIFPSCACILQARLGIHGCPAFDIQAVCSGFVYALATAEKFIKTGTSKKALVIGAEVFSRIINWEDRGTCVLFGDGAGAVILEADEETGILSTHIHADGQYEELLHVPCGIAHGYDQVKAGKAFVEMKGNEVFKVAVNTLGKIVDETLAANQMQKSEIDWLVPHQANLRIISATAKKLNMSIDQVVVTVNEHGNTSAASIPLALDVAVRDGRIKRNEVILLEAFGGGFTWGSALLRY is encoded by the coding sequence ATGACGTTTGCACGAATTACCGGTACGGGCTCATACCTGCCAGAAAACATCGTTACCAACAAAGACCTTGAAAAGATGGTCGACACCACTGATCAGTGGATTCGTGAACGCACGGGTATCGAGCAGAGGCATATTGCCCTTGAGGGACAGACGACAGTCGATCTCGCGGAGCATGCCGCGCGTAACGCCATAGAGGCCGCCGGCATTGACGGTAAGGACATTGACCTTATTGTTTTCGCCACTTCCACGCCAGACAAGATCTTCCCCAGTTGCGCCTGTATTCTCCAGGCTCGGCTGGGCATTCATGGCTGCCCGGCATTTGATATTCAAGCGGTTTGCAGTGGATTTGTTTATGCCCTTGCCACTGCTGAAAAGTTCATCAAAACCGGTACCAGCAAGAAGGCGCTGGTAATCGGCGCAGAGGTATTCTCCCGAATCATCAACTGGGAGGACCGCGGTACCTGTGTGCTCTTTGGCGACGGAGCTGGCGCCGTCATTCTGGAAGCCGATGAAGAAACAGGCATCCTTTCAACCCATATCCACGCAGACGGTCAGTACGAGGAACTTCTTCACGTGCCTTGTGGAATCGCCCACGGGTACGACCAGGTGAAAGCCGGAAAGGCCTTCGTGGAAATGAAAGGCAATGAAGTTTTTAAAGTGGCCGTCAATACGTTAGGGAAGATCGTCGATGAGACGCTCGCAGCCAACCAGATGCAAAAGTCCGAGATCGACTGGCTGGTACCCCACCAGGCCAACCTGCGGATCATTTCAGCGACCGCTAAGAAGCTGAACATGTCCATCGATCAGGTGGTGGTTACCGTTAATGAACATGGCAACACCTCGGCGGCCTCCATTCCCCTGGCGCTGGACGTCGCTGTGCGCGATGGCCGCATCAAACGTAACGAGGTCATCCTGCTGGAAGCCTTTGGGGGTGGTTTTACCTGGGGATCCGCCCTACTCCGCTACTGA
- a CDS encoding MBL fold metallo-hydrolase has translation MSLRNFFSGLMLFVPVLVSAGESGVPDQLELTKVTDRVYSAIGETAPGTYENNGHNNNLSFIITAKGVVVMNGGDNYLLAKALHNSIHSVTDKVVKYVVNENGQGHAMLGNSYWRDQGVPIIAHEAAIEEFREHGDIKLASMENRNKEKAEGTYVAVPDIGFSDRYDLDMGDVKIELRYFGPGHSPGDIALWIPQDKLLITGDLGFHQRLLAVFDDTDTGAWIESFDKMSEELDPEVVIPGHGEPTTLDVVTRETRGYLVFLRSAVIEILENGGGLDEAYNIDQSQWAYLDTFEELAGKNAGRVYQHLEFDYF, from the coding sequence ATGTCATTACGCAATTTCTTTTCAGGATTGATGCTTTTCGTTCCGGTTTTGGTAAGTGCCGGAGAATCCGGTGTGCCGGACCAGCTTGAGCTGACGAAAGTAACAGACCGTGTGTATTCCGCGATTGGCGAGACCGCGCCCGGTACCTACGAAAACAATGGCCACAACAATAACCTGAGCTTCATCATTACTGCAAAGGGCGTGGTCGTGATGAATGGAGGAGACAATTACCTTCTTGCCAAAGCCCTCCATAACTCAATCCACAGTGTGACCGACAAAGTGGTCAAGTATGTAGTGAATGAAAACGGTCAGGGTCACGCCATGCTGGGAAACAGTTACTGGCGGGACCAGGGAGTGCCGATCATTGCGCATGAGGCAGCGATAGAAGAGTTCCGGGAGCACGGTGATATCAAGCTGGCATCGATGGAAAACCGGAATAAAGAGAAGGCCGAAGGCACTTACGTAGCCGTTCCGGATATCGGGTTTTCGGACCGATACGACCTGGATATGGGCGATGTGAAAATCGAGCTGCGTTACTTTGGCCCCGGGCACTCTCCGGGTGACATTGCCCTTTGGATACCTCAGGACAAACTGCTGATCACTGGTGATTTGGGGTTCCACCAGCGTTTGTTAGCGGTGTTTGACGATACGGATACCGGCGCCTGGATAGAGTCGTTTGATAAGATGAGTGAGGAACTTGACCCCGAGGTCGTCATACCAGGGCACGGCGAACCAACGACGCTGGACGTCGTTACGCGCGAAACCCGTGGGTACCTGGTGTTTCTCAGAAGCGCGGTTATCGAGATTCTTGAGAATGGGGGAGGCCTGGACGAAGCCTATAATATCGACCAGTCCCAGTGGGCGTACCTGGATACGTTCGAGGAACTGGCTGGTAAAAACGCAGGACGCGTCTACCAGCACCTTGAGTTCGATTACTTCTGA
- the dsbG gene encoding thiol:disulfide interchange protein DsbG, whose amino-acid sequence MRDVLKVILVFVCLPGIAFGQYPDAVQVLIDDGLKIEARFNAPGGLEGYVGRRNGHPVSLYLMPDGEHVVIGKMVDGFGQNLSAEHIRAWLPELDLTGAWAKLENATWIGEGPGDAKRIVYVFTDPNCGYCIVFREKAKAFLKRGIQLRHIMVGIIQPTSLAKAASVIASQDPVAQLDYHDSQFPRDWLDTPENIPEPLRVKIENNNRLMEALAISATPAVLYRDEHGEVRKIVGLPDDLGLSQAVFRSPE is encoded by the coding sequence GTGCGAGATGTTCTTAAAGTAATTTTGGTTTTTGTCTGTTTGCCCGGGATAGCCTTTGGACAGTACCCGGATGCAGTGCAGGTCCTTATTGACGACGGTCTGAAGATTGAAGCCAGGTTCAATGCCCCGGGTGGGCTGGAGGGCTACGTTGGACGCAGAAATGGTCATCCGGTTTCGCTGTACCTCATGCCGGATGGCGAGCATGTTGTTATCGGCAAAATGGTGGACGGATTTGGACAAAATCTGAGTGCAGAACATATCCGTGCCTGGTTGCCCGAATTGGACCTTACAGGGGCTTGGGCGAAACTGGAAAACGCGACATGGATTGGGGAAGGACCCGGGGACGCAAAGCGGATTGTCTACGTTTTTACTGATCCCAATTGCGGTTATTGCATTGTGTTCAGAGAAAAGGCCAAAGCTTTTCTGAAGCGTGGAATCCAGCTGAGGCACATTATGGTTGGAATAATCCAGCCGACCAGCCTGGCTAAAGCGGCAAGTGTTATCGCCTCACAGGACCCGGTGGCGCAGCTCGATTATCACGACAGTCAGTTTCCCAGAGACTGGCTTGATACTCCGGAAAATATCCCGGAACCACTCCGGGTCAAAATTGAGAATAACAACCGTTTGATGGAGGCGCTCGCGATATCAGCGACACCTGCCGTTTTATACCGCGATGAGCATGGTGAGGTCCGAAAGATCGTCGGTCTTCCGGATGATCTGGGGTTATCGCAGGCGGTGTTCCGGTCACCGGAATAA
- a CDS encoding GlcG/HbpS family heme-binding protein: MRFNLSTLMFTAALSATGLANAAETDQPVMVEIKRLSMDTALTIAKTAIDTCREQGVQVAVTVVDRGGHPQVVLRDVLAMDLALEVSYRKAYTAMTFTSKTSAMEDRFTGPFSVGKVEKVLLSAGGVPIQASGETVGGVGVSGAPSGETDEMCAQAGVDAVEMDLEMASF; the protein is encoded by the coding sequence ATGCGCTTCAATCTATCGACACTGATGTTTACAGCAGCACTCTCTGCAACGGGACTTGCCAATGCGGCGGAGACAGACCAACCGGTGATGGTTGAAATCAAGCGCTTGTCCATGGACACCGCTCTGACCATCGCCAAAACCGCCATTGATACGTGCCGGGAACAGGGCGTTCAGGTCGCCGTCACCGTCGTTGATCGGGGAGGTCACCCACAGGTCGTGCTGCGCGATGTGCTCGCCATGGACCTTGCGCTGGAAGTCAGCTATCGGAAGGCTTATACCGCCATGACATTCACCAGCAAGACATCCGCCATGGAAGATCGTTTCACCGGACCATTTTCCGTTGGCAAGGTTGAGAAGGTTCTTCTGTCTGCCGGCGGGGTTCCAATACAGGCCAGCGGTGAGACGGTAGGAGGTGTGGGCGTGAGTGGAGCACCTTCCGGAGAAACTGATGAAATGTGTGCCCAGGCAGGCGTAGATGCCGTTGAAATGGACCTGGAAATGGCATCATTCTAA
- the soxB gene encoding thiosulfohydrolase SoxB encodes MSISRRDFLLAMQAAAIAGLAPKLALAKGGEGLYDIPKFGNVRLLHLTDIHAQLSPVYFREPNVNLGVGPSKGKVPHLVGSHFLEHFGIPANSSRAHAFTYLNYQEAAQEYGRLGGFAQLKTLIDQLREQAGAGNSLLLDGGDLWQGSGTAYWTNGEDMVEASNRLGIDIMTGHWEFTYPEQQIRKNINSFEGEFLAQNIFLSDEAMFMGAESFDEMSGRVFKPYSIRELGGKRVAIIGQAFPYTPIANPSYFIPDWRFGIRENEMQALVNEIRETEKVNAVVVISHNGMDVDLKMASRVTGIDAILGGHTHDAVPQPTVVKNPGGKTLVSNAGTNGKYVAVLDLDIGDSGVRGYEYRLLPVFSDLIKPDAAMSSFIQEVRAPYMDKLGEKLAIADELLYRRGNFNGTMDQVICDAQREVLDAQISLSPGFRWGTTVLPGDAITMDDVMNATAITYPETYVREMSGADLKLIMEDVADNLFNKDPYYQQGGDMVRVGGMDYTCDPTANMNGRISDMRLDNGELIQADKMYKVAGWATVNSRAPGRPIWDVVADYLRSEKTVRITKFNTPRLKNVEGNPGLEDYSS; translated from the coding sequence GTGTCGATTTCCCGCAGAGATTTTCTCTTGGCCATGCAAGCAGCCGCGATTGCCGGCCTTGCCCCGAAACTTGCTCTGGCGAAAGGGGGAGAGGGGTTATACGACATACCGAAATTCGGCAATGTGCGCCTGTTACATCTGACGGACATTCACGCCCAGCTTTCACCGGTGTATTTTCGCGAGCCCAACGTGAACCTGGGGGTTGGCCCCAGCAAGGGTAAAGTACCCCATCTGGTGGGATCACATTTCCTGGAACACTTCGGGATCCCGGCAAACTCCTCACGAGCCCACGCTTTTACCTACCTGAATTATCAGGAAGCGGCACAGGAGTATGGCCGCCTCGGTGGCTTTGCCCAGCTGAAAACGCTCATCGACCAGTTGCGTGAGCAGGCGGGGGCCGGAAACTCTTTACTGCTTGATGGCGGGGACCTGTGGCAGGGGTCGGGGACCGCTTACTGGACCAATGGCGAGGATATGGTGGAGGCCAGCAATCGTCTTGGTATTGATATCATGACGGGGCACTGGGAATTCACCTATCCGGAGCAACAGATCCGGAAGAACATAAACAGCTTCGAGGGTGAGTTTCTGGCCCAGAATATCTTTTTGTCGGACGAAGCCATGTTTATGGGCGCCGAGTCGTTTGACGAAATGAGTGGCCGCGTTTTTAAACCCTATTCGATCCGCGAACTTGGTGGCAAGCGCGTTGCGATCATTGGTCAGGCCTTTCCGTACACACCGATCGCCAACCCTTCCTATTTCATACCGGACTGGCGTTTTGGTATTCGGGAAAACGAGATGCAGGCGCTGGTCAACGAAATCCGGGAAACAGAAAAAGTTAACGCCGTCGTCGTTATCTCCCATAACGGTATGGATGTAGACCTGAAGATGGCCAGCCGGGTAACCGGTATCGATGCCATTCTTGGTGGCCATACCCACGACGCCGTTCCGCAGCCAACTGTTGTCAAGAACCCTGGTGGAAAGACCCTGGTCAGTAATGCCGGCACCAACGGCAAGTATGTGGCTGTTCTGGACCTCGATATCGGAGACAGCGGAGTCCGTGGCTATGAATACAGACTGTTGCCGGTTTTTTCGGACCTGATCAAGCCGGATGCTGCCATGAGCAGCTTCATCCAGGAAGTCCGGGCACCCTACATGGACAAGCTTGGAGAGAAACTCGCCATCGCCGATGAACTGTTATACCGCCGCGGCAACTTCAACGGAACGATGGATCAGGTGATTTGTGATGCGCAGAGGGAGGTTCTGGATGCTCAGATTTCCCTGTCACCCGGTTTCCGGTGGGGCACCACGGTTCTGCCGGGAGACGCCATCACAATGGACGACGTAATGAACGCCACTGCGATCACCTATCCGGAAACCTATGTTCGGGAAATGTCTGGCGCTGATCTGAAACTGATCATGGAAGACGTGGCAGACAACCTGTTCAACAAGGACCCGTACTACCAGCAGGGCGGTGACATGGTTCGGGTAGGTGGGATGGACTATACCTGTGATCCGACGGCGAACATGAATGGCCGTATTTCCGACATGCGCCTGGATAACGGAGAACTGATTCAAGCCGACAAGATGTACAAAGTTGCCGGGTGGGCCACTGTCAACTCGCGAGCTCCGGGACGGCCAATCTGGGATGTGGTCGCTGATTATCTGAGATCGGAGAAAACGGTCCGGATTACCAAGTTCAATACTCCCCGCCTTAAAAACGTGGAGGGTAACCCGGGGCTGGAAGACTATTCGTCATGA
- the soxA gene encoding sulfur oxidation c-type cytochrome SoxA: protein MLKAKIILVALGAALVVPQALAGNSPEEDRKEAVEYFKQRFPDVPFKEFVNGQYALDDDRRSQWESLQDFPPYEFAVAEGKEMFETPFANGKTYASCFENGGIGIRQNYPYFDMEKKEVITLELAINRCREENGEKPLRYKKGDIASISAYMASTSQGKEFDIKVPDEPAALAAYQDGKEFYYSRRGQLNFSCASCHVQNPGNWIRADLLSPALGQPSNFPVHRSKWGELGTLHRRFAGCNNNVRAEPLPAQSTEYRNLEYFLTYMSNGLPVVGPATRP from the coding sequence ATGCTTAAAGCGAAAATCATCCTGGTCGCCCTGGGCGCGGCGCTGGTCGTGCCACAGGCGCTGGCGGGAAACTCGCCGGAAGAAGACCGGAAAGAAGCGGTTGAGTACTTCAAGCAAAGGTTCCCTGACGTGCCGTTCAAGGAATTCGTCAACGGCCAGTACGCACTGGATGACGACCGACGTTCCCAGTGGGAGTCACTGCAGGATTTCCCACCCTATGAATTCGCCGTTGCGGAAGGCAAGGAGATGTTTGAAACGCCCTTCGCCAATGGCAAGACCTATGCAAGCTGCTTTGAAAACGGCGGTATTGGTATTCGCCAGAACTATCCTTACTTCGATATGGAAAAGAAGGAGGTCATAACGCTTGAGCTGGCCATCAACCGTTGTCGGGAGGAAAACGGTGAGAAGCCCCTGAGATACAAGAAAGGCGACATTGCCTCTATCTCAGCCTATATGGCCTCCACCTCTCAAGGTAAAGAGTTCGACATCAAGGTTCCGGATGAGCCTGCGGCCCTGGCGGCCTATCAGGATGGCAAGGAATTTTATTACAGCCGCAGGGGGCAGCTGAACTTTTCCTGTGCCAGTTGTCACGTTCAGAATCCAGGCAACTGGATACGTGCGGACCTGCTATCGCCTGCGTTGGGCCAACCGTCAAACTTTCCGGTTCATCGTTCCAAGTGGGGCGAACTGGGTACGTTGCACAGACGTTTTGCCGGGTGCAATAACAACGTTCGTGCCGAACCATTACCGGCTCAAAGCACGGAGTACCGAAATCTTGAGTACTTCCTGACCTATATGAGCAATGGCCTGCCAGTGGTTGGTCCGGCCACCCGTCCATAA
- the soxZ gene encoding thiosulfate oxidation carrier complex protein SoxZ, giving the protein MASSIRVRAVENGGVTSLKALVRHPMDSGFVKDSAGNVIPAHFIQVLTINHNGKDVFVAQWGPAVSKDPFLECRFEGAKKGDKLTISWVDNKGESDSTTATIG; this is encoded by the coding sequence ATGGCTTCCAGTATCAGAGTTCGCGCAGTAGAAAATGGTGGCGTAACGTCGCTCAAGGCCTTGGTGCGGCACCCCATGGACTCCGGGTTCGTTAAGGATTCGGCCGGTAATGTGATTCCCGCCCATTTCATCCAGGTATTGACCATTAACCATAACGGTAAAGACGTGTTTGTGGCTCAGTGGGGCCCTGCCGTTTCGAAGGACCCGTTCCTTGAGTGCCGGTTCGAAGGTGCCAAGAAAGGAGACAAGCTCACGATCAGCTGGGTGGACAATAAAGGCGAGAGTGATTCAACCACAGCGACGATCGGCTAA
- the soxY gene encoding thiosulfate oxidation carrier protein SoxY codes for MIDERRRGFLKGALGAGVAGFALASGMVPLRVEAAAAPDAGNWPKKAFNTPGVDETISELYGMDAEQSDKISVDLPTIAQNGAVVPVTVETTLPNVTSIALLVAENPNALAASFMIPKGTLPFVSNRLKMAETTDVVAVVISDGKAYKATKNVKVTVGGCGG; via the coding sequence GTGATTGACGAAAGACGAAGAGGTTTTTTGAAAGGCGCATTGGGCGCGGGTGTTGCGGGTTTTGCACTTGCTTCCGGAATGGTGCCGCTTCGGGTAGAGGCCGCTGCAGCTCCCGATGCAGGCAATTGGCCGAAGAAAGCTTTCAATACACCGGGCGTCGACGAAACGATTTCCGAACTATACGGCATGGATGCGGAGCAATCCGACAAGATATCCGTGGACCTGCCAACCATTGCCCAGAACGGTGCCGTGGTGCCGGTAACCGTCGAGACTACGCTGCCAAACGTGACAAGTATTGCATTGTTGGTCGCCGAGAACCCGAATGCCCTGGCGGCATCGTTCATGATCCCGAAAGGGACGCTACCATTTGTATCCAACCGTCTGAAAATGGCCGAGACCACGGATGTCGTGGCGGTGGTTATTTCCGATGGCAAGGCTTACAAGGCCACCAAGAATGTGAAAGTGACCGTCGGCGGCTGTGGCGGCTGA